A genomic segment from Melospiza georgiana isolate bMelGeo1 chromosome 17, bMelGeo1.pri, whole genome shotgun sequence encodes:
- the LAMA5 gene encoding laminin subunit alpha-5: MAKAAERGGVWLLSLLSLLPLPAAARPPASFPSDVNGHSLHPPYFNLAEGTRISATATCGEEPAGAGSRRAVEDLYCKLVGGPVAGGDPNQTIQGQYCDICSSANSNKAHPITNAIDGTERWWQSPPLSRGLEFNQVNVTLDLGQLFHVAYVLIKFANSPRPDLWVLERSTDFGLTYEPWQYFASSKRDCIEKFGQHTVDRITRDDHAICTTEYSRIVPLENGEIVVSLVNGRPGAMNFSYSPLLRNFTKATNIRLRFLQTNTLLGHLMGKALRDPTVTRRYYYSIKDISIGGRCVCHGHADVCDAKDPNDPYRLQCDCQHNTCGGSCDRCCPGYNQFPWKPATADSANECQPCNCNGHAYDCYYDPEVDRHKASRSREDKFEGGGVCIDCQHHTTGINCERCIPGYYRSPDHPIDSPYVCYRCNCDSDFTDGTCEDLTGRCYCKPNYTGEHCHACAEGYLNFPHCYPIPAFSHNSTGEQVLPAGQIINCDCYAGGTEGNACRKDPRVGMCVCKPNFQGTHCDQCAPGHYGPGCQPCQCSGPGQYDGTCDSDTGQCLCRTGFEGHSCDQCAPGYFNYPLCQLCGCSAVGTLPGGCDSAGNCFCRAEFAGPRCEQCSPGYHSYPHCYACSCDPRGAVDNTCSPAGQCRCHGNFAGHTCSQCALGFYGFPSCTPCQCSREGSLHGSCEQDTGQCSCRPGVTGLRCDSCEPGAYGFPHCQVGSCNPAGLETADPSLAPGSCACRAYVEGPACDRCKPGYWNLTPENPYGCLSCKCDTKGTISGITECRQGDGQCFCKANVCGKLCSACKDGYFNMENANYFGCQGCRCDVGGALGPSCEARSGACRCRQGTRGPTCTQPARDHYFPDLHHLKFELEEGTTPSGRAVRFGYNPLEFEGFSWRGYAQMSSIQPKVVVTVNVTSPDLFRLVFRYVSRGPASVQGRVSVLEEGKFNVCANCTEQTKQIVFAPSTEPAFVTVPQNSFGEPFVLNPSTWSLVVEAQGVLLDYLVLLPSSYYEAPILQLKVTEPCVYQPAPEQATQNCLLYKYLSVEGFPAVPGVDAVCRMDNRLPRLCPTEQLTPSHPPMATCSGTDVEVQLSLAVAQPGKHVLLVEYANTNALQSVAIAISSPHSPTQPATFTFYPCAYSFLCRGIAVDSQSRMATFELTSEATVRFTSDLADFFLHKVYLIPAAQFTMELIEPKVHCISVHGTFSSNSSSCVPSRFLKLSQSIILEGAQALPIPPEVPLAQAVHVAPSGVPVQPAPRPPTAMDPSAELILLQSPQAAVVFSSRIQSLGRYAFILHLYQPSHPSFPVEVLINGGRIWQGQTNASFCPHGYGCRSLVVSEDQTILDVTDNDLTVVVRVPEGKQLWLDYILVVPEDSYSPQYLQEEPLDKSYDFISSCGINSFYINPSTSSRFCRDSAISLSLFYNDGAQPCACHEAGARGSQCQPLGGQCPCRPNVIGRQCSRCATGYWGFPNCRPCDCGTRLCDEVTGQCICPPHTLKPECVVCEPQTFGCHPLIGCEDCNCSRPGVQELAEPGCDVHSGQCRCKPNIIGRQCDLCAPGYYHYPECRRCDCHQAGTQASVCDPVTGQCHCKENVEGPRCDQCRLGTFSLDATNPKGCTKCFCFGATDRCRSAEKHRAEFVDMHGWLLLSSDRHEVPTALSPREQLVTADLKNLPDAYQELYWVAPSSYLGDQVSSYGGHLRYELHSNPRRGDVFIPMESRPDVILKGNQMSIMFLEGAYPSPGEPHQGQLQLVEGNFRHTETHNPVSREELMMVLANLEQLQIRALFSQLSSSVSLRRVVLEMATDTATGVRASNVELCLCPANYQGDSCQECAPGYYRDTKGLFLGKCIPCHCNGHSDQCLPGSGICLNCQHNTEGDHCERCKDGYMGSPSAQEPLQCVGCPCPLSVASNNFAVGCVHKGSNMQCLCKPGYAGPNCERCAPGYFGNPLVIGSSCQPCDCSGNTDPNMLFSSCDPLTGACSGCMHHTAGARCELCAPGYHGDAVLAKNCTQCNCSPCGTDSCHPQTGQCFCKPGVTGQHCDRCEDGYYGFEGCSGCRRCECDVGAVGSSCHLQSGQCRCLPGVSGPRCHQCAPGYWGLGRAGCTKCECRGGSCDPRTGECTCPSGLTGKQCDICLRQHEVLVANGPDSIKCEVCDSCVLLLLEDLQSIEMSFPSIRGQLVTLNASSIAWARLHGLNGTILAIANQLREYHRAMSRARQRADELEDENMDLTQDLNALQHKMTMTHREAVRVEQHTRDMYQRGEQLLLHIQSIHRGIAELVRQKARIGAENASTTSAEEFRQKLAEVERMLREMKERSLGAQEELARREHEEAKKLLHRVRSELHARWQSNQDLLSSIQERLAQHSSQLMDLRDALNEAVNKTRQTEELNSLNRNNLEETQQKSQELQKQHALVQETLQMARDALAQVSDFLQMMERAKEAYEKLAALLDGAKLPLTERVKKFSPASSKIPMVEQAEEHARLLDELARNLSGIIQDTNQDGFIQRAVNASNAYASIIEAVRKAEQAAHDADKAASEALMNVISENLGATSRTLKRNSSSLEEAARRQQSKLNGAIKGTLQTAKDKLAGLRVKKEQLLSQLQSVQDMLGREQEDTKDTIQNAKAAAAEANETAARVEDALSTMKKNLDEWKDQYGGLRNEDLNQAVQDARKSVSSLESTIPLLLEKLSSLENRRNKNATVSENIVRIRQLITQARSAASKVKVPMKFNGSSGVQVRMPSNLQDLAAYTSLKFYIQNPEPRGQQDEAEEGRFVLYLGSQEATGDYMGIVLKDRRVHWIYKLGDEEPTSLSVDEDIGEQFVTISINRILQYGHMSVIVERQRVHEIKGDSVARGEQGLLNLDPRSVVFYVGGYPSSFTPPPALRYPNYRGCLELDTLNEEVVSLYNFQHTFELDTAAEKPCARSKSTGDPWLTDGSYFDGSGYAEIKFESQFGTTKRFEQEIRVVSYNGIIFFLENQGQFLCLAIRDGKLALYYDFSSGLEMAKPSNSSSLTISSATNKAIQIFLLKMNNKKRILVRVERLTIFVVEQENSLENAVSYYLGGVPPAVLPPSLKSLFPTGGPIRGCMKGLKALGKYVDLKRMNTVGVSYGCTSDLLVARSVSVHGHGYLTLALTDVPGLRDFYSGFSFQTSQPEGLLYHHSTQEGTCQVSLQRGQLALNLLGSEITTDSAYADGRAHYVAFYSDARGLRLYVDDELQDSRTGPGRSRRQRRQEQRRLFHLGGSPEPGALSNISGCIGNVFVKRMSEPQMVVDLQQNVESINVTMSCPMGEQSQQLRVTPKKDRRKPKVPGKPAPKGRRHDQDGLCQLHPQPCTARGSSRFGGTPSSRWEFDEIPASFGWRSHFSLEVKLNSSSGLLFYVAGERGSSMALFVSNGRFVFLLELGGRRLRIRSRDKYRDRRWHTVFFSRDQSRAQLVIDGLRAQGAAVATTGLFVAQSPFYVGGLPAGKAKAHIAAASASSFDGCLRNPQLDGRPLGPPSRTFGVTPCYEGVLESGVFFTMDGGSITLADAVVTEQDLEVTLEVRPRSASGLIFHIGTRRSHHLLLYMEDTKVTVRAGVGADEFSASVTSPALCDGQWHTIAVTKWKNVIQVDVDAEGKHTAGPSQPPAPSTRATFSLGGLPETDKASTGLLLPPLPHYVGCVRNLQINQRHVDLPRAGTARGSVSLKGCPVL, from the exons gctgcagtgtgACTGCCAGCACAACACCTGTGGTGGCTCCTGTGACCGCTGCTGCCCTGGCTACAACCAGTTCCCCTGGAAGCCTGCCACCGCCGACAGCGCCAACGAGTGCCAGC CCTGCAATTGTAATGGCCATGCCTACGACTGCTACTACGACCCGGAGGTGGATCGacacaaagccagcaggagccGTGAGGACAAGTTTGAAGGGGGAGGTGTTTGTATTGACTGCCAG CACCACACCACTGGCATTAACTGTGAGAGGTGCATCCCTGGCTATTATCGCTCCCCCGACCATCCCATCGATTCTCCTTACGTTTGCTACC GCTGTAACTGTGACTCTGACTTCACCGATGGCACCTGCGAGGACCTGACCGGGCGCTGCTACTGCAAACCCAACTACACCGGGGAGCACTGCCACGCCTGTGCCGAGGGCTACCTCAACTTCCCCCACTGCTACC CCATTCCAGCTTTCTCTCACAACAGTACTGGAGAACAAGTGCTTCCTGCAGGACAGATAATAA ACTGTGACTGCTACGcgggagggacagagggcaaCGCCTGTCGCAAGGACCCCCGGGtggggatgtgtgtgtgcaaaCCCAACTTCCAGGGCACACACTGTGACCAGTGTGCCCCAGGCCACTACGGGCCCGGCTGCCAGC CCTGCCAGTGCTCTGGCCCTGGTCAGTACGATGGCacctgtgacagtgacacagggcagTGTCTGTGCCGGACGGGCTTTGAAGGGCACTCGTGTGACCAGTGTGCTCCAGGCTACTTCAACTATCCTCTGTGCCAGT tgtgtggctgcagtgctgtggggaCGCTGCCAGGAGGCTGTGACTCTGCTGGGAATtgtttctgcagagctgagtTTGCAGGGCCACGCTGTGagcagtgcagccctggctaCCACTCCTACCCCCACTGCTATG CTTGCTCCTGCGATCCCCGGGGTGCAGTGGACAACACCTGCAGCCCAGCGGGGCAGTGCCGATGCCACGGGAACTTTGCAGGGCACACCTGCAGCCAGTGTGCCCTGGGCTTCTATGGATTCCCCAGCTGCACAC CGTGCCAGTGCTCCCGGGAGGGGTCCCTGCACGGCTCCTGTGAGCAGGACACGGGGCAGTGCAGCTGCCGGCCCGGGGTGACGGGGCTGCGCTGTGACAGCTGTGAGCCCGGTGCCTACGGCTTCCCCCACTGCCAAG TGGGCTCCTGTAACCCAGCAGGGTTGGAGACTGCAGATCCCTCGCTGGCCCCG GGCTCCTGTGCATGTCGGGCATACGTGGAAGGCCCAGCTTGTGACAGATGCAAGCCTGGATACTGGAACCTGACTCCAGAGAACCCCTATGGCTGCCTGA GCTGCAAGTGTGACACCAAGGGCACCATCAGTGGGATCACAGAGTGCCGGCAG GGCGATGGGCAGTGTTTCTGCAAAGCCAACGTGTGTGGGAAGCTCTGTTCAGCCTGCAAGGATGGCTACTTCAACATGGAGAATGCTAATTACTTTGGCTGCCAAG GCTGCCGGTGCGACGTCGGCGGGGCGCTGGGGCCGTCGTGCGAGGCGCGGAGCGGAGCCTGTCGCTGCCGGCAGGGCACACGGGGTCCCACCTGCACACA ACCAGCACGGGATCATTATTTCCCTGACCTTCACCACTTGAAATTCGAGCTGGAGGAAGGCACCACGCCGTCGGGCCGGGCTGTGCGCTTTGGCTACAACCCCTTGGAGTTTGAGGGCTTCAGCTGGCGAGGCTATGCACAGATGTCCTCCATCCAG CCCAAGGTAGTGGTGACTGTCAATGTGACCTCCCCCGACCTCTTCCGCCTCGTCTTCCGCTACGTCAGCCGGGGGCCCGCCAGTGTGCAAGGGAGGGTCTCGGTCCTTGAGGAAGGAAAGTTTAATGTTTGTGCCAACT GTACAGAGCAGACCAAGCAGATTGTCTTTGCCCCCAGCACGGAGCCAGCCTTTGTCACTGTGCCCCAGAACAGCTTCGGGGAGCCCTTCGTGCTCAACCCCAGCACCTGGTCCCTGGTTGTGGAAGCACAGGGGGTGCTGCTG GACTACCTGGTTTTGCTGCCCAGCTCATACTACGAGGCACCAATCCTGCAGCTGAAGGTCACAGAGCCTTGTGTCTACCAGCCAGCCCCTGAACAAGCCACCCAGAA CTGCCTCTTGTACAAGTACCTGTCTGTGGAGGgcttccctgctgtgccaggggtggATGCAGTGTGCAGGATGGACAACAGGctccccaggctgtgtcccACGGAGCAGCTCACCCCCTCCCACCCGCCCATGGCCACCTGCAGTGGCACTGAT gtggaaGTGCAGCTGTCCCTGGCCGTGGCCCAGCCTGGGAAGCACGTGCTGCTGGTGGAATATGCCAACACCAACGCCCTGCAGAGCGTGGCCATCGCCATCAGCTCGCCGCACTCGCCAACGCAGCCGGCCACCTTCACCTTCTACCCCTGTGCCTACAG TTTCCTTTGTCGAGGGATTGCTGTGGATTCCCAGAGTCGAATGGCAACTTTTGAACTCACCTCAGAGGCCACTGTTCGGTTCACCTCTGATCTGGCTGATTTCTTCCTG CACAAAGTGTACCTGATCCCTGCTGCACAGTTCACCATGGAGCTCATCGAGCCGAAGGTGCACTGCATCAGTGTCCATGGCACCTTCTCATCCAACAG cagctcctgtgtcccCTCAAGGTTCCTGAAGCTTTCTCAGTCGATCATTCTGGAGggggcccaggctctgcccattcccccagaGGTGCCCCTGGCTCAGGCTGTCCATGTGGCTCCATCTGGGGTGCCAGTGCAGCCCGCTCCTCGTCCTCCCACAGCCATGGacccctctgcagagctcatCCTCCTGCAGTCCCCACAG GCTGCAGTGGTGTTCAGCAGCAGGATCCAGAGCCTGGGACGCTACGCCTTCATCCTGCACCTGTACCAGCCCAGCCACCCCAGCTTCCCCGTGGAGGTGCTCATCAATGGAGGGCGCATCTGGCaag GTCAGACCAATGCCAGTTTCTGCCCTCATGGCTACGGGTGTCGGAGCCTGGTGGTTTCTGAGGACCAAACCATCCTGGATGTTACTGACAATGATCTGACTGTGGTGGTTCGAGTGCCAGAGGGCaagcagctgtggctg GATTACATCCTGGTGGTGCCTGAGGACAGCTACAGCCCCCAGTACCTGCAGGAGGAACCCCTGGACAAGTCCTATGATTTCATCAGCAGCTGTGGCATCAACAGCTTCTACATCAA CCCCAGCACGTCCTCAAGGTTCTGCCGTGACTCTGCCATCTCCCTGTCCCTCTTCTACAACGATGGGGCACAGCCGTGTGCCTGCCACGAGGCGGGGGCGCGGGgcagccagtgccagcccctcgggggacagtgtccctgcaggcccaATGTCATCGGCCGCCAGTGCTCCCGCTGTGCCACCGGATACTGGGGCTTCCCCAACTGCAGGC CCTGTGACTGCGGGACACGTCTGTGTGATGAGGTGACAGGGCAGTGCATCTGCCCTCCCCACACCCTGAAGCCCGAGTGTGTCGTGTGTGAGCCCCAGACGTTCGGGTGCCACCCCCTGATCGGCTGTGAGGACTGCAACTGCTCCCGGCCCGGcgtgcaggagctggcagagccgGGCTGCGACGTGCACAGCGGCCAGTGCAG GTGCAAGCCCAACATCATCGGGCGGCAGTGTGACCTCTGTGCCCCTGGCTACTACCACTACCCTGAGTGCAGGCGCTGTGACTGCCACCAGGCTGGCACCCAGGCCAGCGTGTGTGACCCGGTCACAGGGCAGTGTCACTGCAAG GAAAATGTGGAGGGCCCGAGGTGTGACCAGTGCCGCCTGGGGACATTTTCTTTGGATGCCACCAACCCCAAGGGCTGCACCAAGTGTTTCTGCTTCGGTGCCACCGACCGCTGCCGCAGTGCCGAGAAGCACCGGGCTGAg TTTGTCGACATGCATGGGTGGCTCTTGCTGAGCAGCGACCGCCACGAGGTGCCAACAGCTCTGAGCCCACGGGAGCAGCTCGTCACTGCTGACCTCAAAAACCTCCCAGATGCCTACCAGGAGCTCTACTGGGTTGCACCCAGCTCCTACCTTGGGGACCAG GTTTCCTCCTATGGAGGGCACCTTCGCTACGAGCTGCACTCCAACCCTCGCAGGGGTGACGTGTTCATTCCCATGGAGTCCCGGCCCGACGTGATCCTCAAG ggaaatcaGATGAGCATCATGTTTCTGGAAGGTGCCTACCCGTCCCCAGGGGAGCCACATCAAGgccagctgcagctggtggaG GGTAACTTCAGGCACACAGAGACTCACAACCCTGTGTCCAGAGAGGAGCTGATGATGGTGCTGGCaaacctggagcagctgcagatcCGGGCACTGTTCTCCCAGCTCTCTTCCTCCGTGTCCCTGCGCCGTGTGGTGCTGGAGATGGCCACAGACACAGCCACGGGCGTCCGTGCCAGCAACgtggagctgtgcctgtgcccagctaACTACCAGGGGGACTCCTGCCAG GAATGTGCTCCAGGTTACTACAGGGACACCAAGGGGCTCTTCCTGGGAAAATGCATCCCCTGCCATTGCAATGGCCACTCagatcagtgcctgccaggctctgggatATGCCTT AACTGCCAGCACAACACAgaaggagaccactgtgagcgaTGCAAGGACGGCTACATgggcagcccctctgcccaggaGCCCCTGCAGTGTGTCGGGTGCCCATGCCCTCTTTCAGTTGCCTCCAACAA TTTTGCTGTTGGCTGTGTCCACAAGGGCTCCAACATGCAGTGCCTCTGCAAGCCAGGCTACGCTGGACCAAACTGTGAGCG gtgtgccccggGATACTTCGGCAACCCGCTGGTGATCGGCAGCTCGTGCCAGCCGTGTGACTGCAGCGGGAACACGGATCCCAACATGCTGTTCAGCAGCTGTGACCCGCTGACGGGCGCCTGCTCGGGCTGCATGCACCACACGGCCGGCGCACGCTGCGAGCTCTGCGCGCCCGGCTACCACGGGGACGCCGTGCTGGCCAAGAACTGCACCC AGTGCAACTGTTCACCTTGTGGGACTGACTCCTGCCATCCACAAACTGGGCAGTGCTTCTGCAAGCCTGGAGTGACGGGCCAGCACTGTGACCGCTGCGAG GACGGGTACTACGGCTTCGAGGGCTGCTCGGGCTGCCGGCGGTGCGAGTGCGACGTGGGCGCcgtggggagcagctgccacctGCAGAGCGGGCAGTGCCGCTGCCTGCCCGGGGTCAGCGGCCCCCGCTGCCACCAGTGTGCCCCGGGCTACTGGGGCTTGGGCCGGGCCGGCTGCACAA AGTGTGAGTGCAGAGGGGGCTCCTGTGACCCCCGCACAGGGGAGTGCACGTGTCCCAGCGGGCTCACGGGGAAGCAGTGCGACATCTGCCTGCGCCAGCACGAGGTCCTGGTGGCCAACGGCCCCGACAGCATCAAGTGTGAAG tgtgtgacagctgtgtcctgctcctgctggaggaCCTGCAGAGCATCGAGATGTCCTTCCCGTCCATCCGCGGCCAGCTGGTCACCCTCAACGCCAGCTCCATCGCCTGGGCTCGCCTGCATGGCCTCAACGGCACCATTCTGGCCATTGCT AACCAGCTCCGTGAGTACCACAGAGCCATGAGCAGGGCCAGGCAAAGGGCTGATGAGCTGGAGGATGAGAACATGGATCTCACACAGGACCTGAACGCTCTGCAGCACAAA ATGACCATGACTCACAGAGAAGCAGTTCGTGTTGAGCAGCACACGAGGGACATGTACCAGAGGGgggaacagctcctgctgcacatcCAGAGCATCCACAGGGGCATTGCAG agctggtgcGGCAGAAGGCCAGGATCGGGGCAGAGAACGCCAGCACCACGTCCGCAGAGGAGTTCCGGCAGAAGCTGGCCGAGGTGGAGAGGATGCTGAGAGAGATGAAGGAGAGGAGCCtgggagcccaggaggagctggcaaGGCGTGAGCACGAGGAGGCTAAGAAAT tgctgcatcGTGTGAGGAGCGAGCTGCACGCCCGCTGGCAGTCCAACCAGGACCTGCTGAGCAGCATCCAGGAGAGactggcccagcacagctcccagctcatgGATCTGCGAGATGCCCTCAACGAGGCCGTGAACAAAACCAGGCAGACAGAGGAGCTCAACAGCCTGAACCGAAACAACCTGGAGGAGACTCAG CAAAAGAGCCAGGAGCTCCAGAAGCAGCATGCACTGGTGCAGGAGACCCTGCAGATGGCCAGGGATGCCCTTGCCCAGGTCTCTGACTTCCTGCAGATGATGGAGCGTGCCAAGGAG GCCTATGAgaagctggcagcactgctggatgGGGCCAAGCTGCCCCTGACCGAGCGGGTGAAGAAGTtctccccagccagcagcaagaTCCCCATggtggagcaggcagaggagcacgCCCGGCTCCTGGATGAGCTCGCACGGAACCTGTCTGG CATTATCCAGGACACAAACCAGGATGGCTTCATCCAGAGGGCAGTCAATGCCTCCAATGCCTACGCCAGCATCATTGAAGCTgtgaggaaagcagagcaggcagcccaCGATGCTGACAAGGCAGCTAGCGAGGCCCTGATG AATGTCATATCAGAAAACCTTGGGGCCACCTCCAGAACACTgaagaggaacagcagcagcctggaggaggctgcaagGAGACAGCAGAGCAAACTCAATGGGG CTATTAAAGGCACTCTGCAGACAGCAAAGGACAAGCTGGCTGGTCTCCGTGTgaagaaggagcagctcctgagccagcTGCAGTCTGTGCAGGAcatgctgggcagggagcaag aGGACACAAAGGACACGATCCAGAAtgccaaagcagctgctgctgaggccaACGAAACAGCTGCAAGAGTGGAGGATGCCCTGAGCACCATGAAGAAGAACCTGGATGAGTGGAAAGATCAGTATGGGGGCCTCCGGAATGAAGACCTGAACCAGGCAGTCCAGGATGCCAGGAAATCTG tgtccagcctggagagcaccattcccctgctgctggagaagctgagcagcctggagaacaggaggAACAAAAATGCCACCGTGTCAGAGAACATCGTGAGGATCCGGCAGCTCATCACGCAGGCGAGGAGCGCTGCCAGCAAG GTGAAAGTGCCCATGAAATTCAATGGCAGCTCAGGGGTGCAGGTCCGGATGCCCAGCAATCTGCAGGATTTAGCAGCCTACACATCCCTCAAATTCTACATCCAAAACCCTGAGCCCAGGGGCCAGCAGGACGAGGCAGAGGAGGGGCGGTTCGTGTTGTACCTGGGCAGCCAGGAG GCCACTGGAGACTACATGGGCATTGTGCTCAAGGACCGCAGAGTGCACTGGATCTACAAGCTGGGAGATGAGGAACCAACCTCCCTGAGTGTCGACGAGGATATTGGAGAGCAGTTTGTCACCATCAGCATCAACAG GATCCTGCAGTACGGGCACATGTCGGTGATCGTGGAGAGGCAGAGGGTGCACGAGATCAAGGGAGACAGCGTGgccaggggagagcaggggctgctcaaCCTGGACCCCCGCAGCGTGGTCTTCTACGTGGGGGGCTACCCCTCCAGCTTCACG cctcctcctgccttgCGCTATCCCAACTACCGCGGGTGCCTGGAGCTGGACACGCTGAACGAGGAGGTGGTGAGCCTGTACAACTTCCAGCACACCTTTGAGCTGGACACGGCTGCTGAGAAACCCTGCGCCAG gtcCAAGTCCACGGGAGACCCCTGGCTGACTGATGGCTCCTACTTTGACGGCAGCGGCTACGCCGAGATCAAGTTTGAGAGCCAGTTCGGCACCACCAAGCGCTTCGAGCAGGAGATCCGCGTGGTCTCCTACAACGGCATCATCTTCTTCCTGGAGAACCAG GGTCAATTCCTGTGTCTGGCCATCCGGGATGGGAAGCTGGCTCTTTACTATGATTTCAGCTCTGGCCTGGAGATGGCAAAACCGAGCAACTCCTCGTCCCTCACCATCAGCAGTGCCACAAACAAAGCG ATCCAAATTTTCCTCCTCAAAATGAATAACAAGAAGCGCATCCTGGTGCGGGTGGAGCGCCTCACCATCTTTGTGGTGGAGCAGGAGAACTCCCTGGAGAACGCTGTCTCCTACTACCTGGGGGGAGTgcccccagctgtgctgccccccAG TTTGAAATCTCTGTTCCCCACGGGTGGGCCCATCCGGGGCTGCATGAAGGGCTTGAAGGCCCTTGGCAAGTACGTGGACCTGAAGCGCATGAACACCGTGGGCGTCAGCTACGGGTGCACCTCGGATCTCCTG GTTGCTCGCTCAGTCAGTGTCCATGGCCACGGCTACCTGACCCTGGCTCTGACGGATGTGCCGGGGCTGAGGGACTTCTACAGCGGCTTCAGCTTCCAGACAAGCCAGCCTGAGGGGCTGCTCTACCACCACTCCACCCAG GAGGGGACGTGCCAGGTGTCCCTCCAGAGGGGCCAGCTGGCCTTGAACCTGCTGGGAAGTGAAATCACCACTGACAGTGCCTATGCAGATGGCAGGGCCCACTACGTGGCCTTCTACAGCGATGCCCGTGG GCTCAGGCTGTACGTGGATGAcgagctgcaggacagcaggacgGGCCCCGGGCGCAGCCGGCGGCAGCGGCGCCAGGAGCAGCGTCGGCTCTTCCACCTCGGGGGCTCCCCGGAGCCAGGGGCCCTCAGCAACATCAGCGGCTGCATCGGGAACGTCTTTGTCAAGAG GATGTCAGAGCCACAGATGGTGGTGGACCTGCAGCAGAACGTGGAGAGCATCAATGTCACCATGAGCTGTCCCATGGGTGAGCAGTCACAGCAGCTCAGAGTCACTCCGAAGAAGGACAGGCGGAAACCCAAG GTGCCGGGCAAGCCAGCGCCCAAGGGCCGCCGCCACGACCAGGacgggctgtgccagctgcaccctcagccctgcacagccaggggctCCTCCCGCTTCGGGGGGACCCCGAGCAGCCGCTGGGAGTTTGATGAGATCCCAGCCTCCTTTGGGTGGAG gtcccatTTCTCCCTGGAGGTGAAGCTGAACTCCTCCAGTGGGCTGCTGTTCTACGTGGCGGGCGAGCGGGGCTCCTCCATGGCTCTCTTTGTGTCCAACGGGcgctttgttttcctgctggagcTCGGCGGGCGCCGGCTGCGCATCCGCAGCAGGGACAAGTACCGCGACCGCCGGTGGCACACG GTTTTCTTCAGCAGAGACCAGAGCCGGGCCCAGCTGGTCATTGATGGGCTGCgagcccagggtgctgcagtGGCCACCACAGGGCTCTTCGTGGCCCAGAGCCCCTTTTATGTGGGGGGGCTTCCAGCTGGAAAAGCCAAGGCTCACATAGCG GCTGCATCAGCCTCCAGCTTTGATGGCTGCCTGAGGAACCCCCAGCTGGACGGGAGGCCCCTGGGTCCCCCCTCACGCACTTTTGGGGTGACGCCGTGCTATGAGGGCGTGCTGGAGAGCGGCGTCTTCTTCACCATGGATGGTGGCTCCATCACCTTAG CTGATGCAGTGGTGACTGAGCAGGACTTGGAGGTGACACTGGAGGTGCGTCCCCGCAGTGCCTCTGGCCTCATCTTCCACATCGGCACGAGGAGGAGCCACCATCTCCTGCTGTACATGGAGGACACCAAG GTCACTGTGAGAGCAGGCGTTGGGGCTGATGAGTTCTCAGCGTCGGTGACGAGCCCAGCTCTCTGTGACGGGCAGTGGCACACCATTGCAG ttaCCAAATGGAAAAACGTAATCCAGGTGGATGTGGACGCAGAAGGCAAGCACACAGCGGGGCCCAGCCAGCCCCCTGCACCCAGCACAAGGGCAACCTTCTCCCTGGGAGGGCTGCCAG AGACAGACAaggccagcacagggctgctgttACCTCCCCTCCCTCACTACGTGGGCTGTGTCAGGAACCTGCAGATCAACCAGAGGCACGTGGACCTGCCTCGAGCTGGGACTGCCCGGGGCTCTGTCAGCCTGaagggctgccctgtgctctga